A genomic region of Thunnus albacares chromosome 4, fThuAlb1.1, whole genome shotgun sequence contains the following coding sequences:
- the grm2b gene encoding glutamate receptor, metabotropic 2b, which yields MLSIALCPRSSANSAHYWPLHMLLLDLLIPGVLPSISRLPPAAKREIIMDGDLVIGGLFPVHHKGDGMEDCGKINEERGIQRLEAMLLALDEINSSDRILPGLQLGAHILDTCSKDTYALEQSLDFVRASLTKVHDPGFICPDGSRPIQNEVPLAISGVIGGSYSDVSIQVANLLRLFQIPQISYASTSAKLSDKTRYDYFARTVPADFYQAKAMAEILRYFNWTYVSTVASEGDYGETGIDAFQQEARTRQICIATSAKVSRSMNRQGYENVIRSLQQKSNAKVVILFTRSEDARELLVAATRMNVTFIWVASDGWGAQESVVRGSETAADGAFTIELASYPIREFEDYFTKLNPYTNTRNPWFKEFWEHRFGCSLEEAGCSDHSLRDGTFEQESKIMFVVNAVYAMAYALHNMRQAVCSNTSKVCDAMKPGNGKRFYKEFILKTKFEAPFRPADTENMVRFDSSGDSISRYNIFHYHKEEGKFIYRKVGYWDQNLILNTTGVSWHGPVPPTSQCSDPCRKNEVKSMQPGDVCCWICIPCQPYQYLQDEFTCADCSFGQWPLANLTGCYDLPEEYIRWEDAWAIGPVTISCLGILCTLSVVGLFFKNNETPVVKASGRELSYILLLGVLMCYSMTFIYIAKPSTVVCTLRRLGLGTSFAVCYSALLTKTNRIARIFSGVKDGAQRPRFISPASQVAICSALISCQLLVALIWLLVEVPGVRKEVSPERRDVVTLKCNSRDSSMLISLAYNCILIVLCTVYAFKTRKCPENFNEAKFIGFTMYTTCIIWLAFQPIFYVTASDYRVQTTTMCISVSLSGSVVLGCLFAPKIHIILFQPQKNVATLRVTANRFSATVSASASAPGSSYSKGSASNYVPAVCNGREVVDSTTSSL from the exons ATGCTGAGTATAGCGCTCTGCCCAAGGTCATCGGCCAATTCTGCCCATTACTGGCCTCTCCACATGCTCCTGTTGGATCTGCTGATACCAGGAGTCCTGCCCAGCATCTCCAGATTACCTCCCGCAGCCAAACGTGAGATCATCATGGATGGAGACTTGGTGATTGGAGGCCTGTTCCCGGTACACCATAAAGGTGACGGGATGGAGGATTGTGGTAAGATCAATGAGGAGAGAGGGATCCAGAGACTGGAGGCCATGCTGCTGGCGCTTGATGAGATTAACTCCAGTGATCGCATCCTTCCTGGACTCCAGCTAGGGGCCCACATCTTGGACACCTGCTCGAAGGACACCTATGCTCTGGAGCAGTCCCTGGATTTTGTCAGGGCCTCCCTCACCAAGGTGCATGATCCAGGCTTCATCTGCCCAGACGGCTCCAGACCCATCCAAAACGAGGTTCCACTGGCCATCTCAGGGGTCATCGGAGGATCCTACAGTGATGTTTCCATTCAG GTGGCCAACCTACTGCGGCTGTTCCAGATCCCTCAGATCAGCTATGCCTCCACCAGTGCAAAGCTCAGTGATAAAACACGCTATGACTACTTCGCCCGCACTGTGCCTGCTGACTTCTACCAGGCCAAGGCCATGGCTGAGATCCTGCGTTATTTCAACTGGACATACGTGTCAACAGTAGCGTCAGAGGGCGACTATGGTGAGACTGGCATTGACGCCTTCCAGCAGGAGGCCCGCACTCGCCAAATCTGCATCGCCACTTCAGCCAAGGTGAGCCGCTCCATGAACCGCCAGGGCTATGAGAATGTGATCCGCTCCCTACAGCAGAAGTCCAACGCCAAGGTGGTCATCCTGTTCACCCGCAGTGAAGACGCCCGTGAGCTGCTGGTGGCTGCTACTCGTATGAATGTCACCTTCATTTGGGTGGCCAGTGATGGCTGGGGGGCACAGGAGAGTGTGGTGAGGGGCAGCGAGACGGCGGCAGATGGAGCTTTTACCATCGAGTTGGCCTCCTATCCAATCAGAGAGTTTGAAGACTACTTCACCAAGCTCAACCCATACACCAACACAAGGAACCCATGGTTCAAAGAGTTCTGGGAGCACCGGTTTGGCTGCAGCCTCGAGGAAGCTGGCTGCAGTGACCACAGCCTAAGAGATGGAACTTTTGAGCAGGAGTCTAAGATCATGTTTGTGGTAAATGCAGTCTATGCAATGGCGTATGCTCTGCACAACATGAGGCAAGCAGTGTGTTCCAACACGTCCAAGGTCTGTGATGCCATGAAACCAGGTAACGGCAAAAGGTTCTACAAGGAGTTCATCCTGAAGACCAAGTTTGAAG CTCCATTCAGacctgcagacacagagaacatGGTGCGCTTTGACTCATCTGGTGACAGCATCAGCCGCTACAACATCTTTCATTACCACAAAGAAGAGGGGAAGTTCATCTACAGAAAGGTCGGCTACTGGGACCAGAACCTGATTCTGAATACCACTGGGGTATCCTGGCATGGCCCTGTGCCACCCACCTCTCAGTGTAGTGACCCCTGCAGGAAAAACGAGGTGAAAAGTATGCAGCCTGGAGATGTGTGCTGCTGGATCTGTATCCCCTGTCAGCCCTACCAGTACCTGCAGGATGAATTCACCTGTGCTGACTGTAGCTTTGGGCAGTGGCCCCTGGCTAACCTGACAGGCTGCTATGATCTGCCTGAAGAGTACATCCGCTGGGAGGATGCCTGGGCCATTGGGCCTGTTACCATCTCATGCTTAGGTATACTGTGTACTCTGTCGGTAGTGGGCCTATTCTTCAAGAACAATGAGACGCCTGTGGTTAAAGCAAGTGGACGCGAACTCTCCTACATCCTCTTGCTGGGTGTGCTGATGTGCTACAGCATGACCTTCATCTACATTGCCAAGCCTTCCACTGTTGTTTGCACCCTTCGCCGATTAGGTCTTGGCACCTCATTCGCTGTGTGTTACTCGGCTCTGCTCACCAAGACCAACCGAATCGCCCGTATCTTCAGCGGGGTGAAGGATGGAGCCCAGCGGCCTCGATTCATCAGCCCGGCCTCCCAGGTAGCAATCTGCAGCGCTCTTATCTCCTGCCAGCTGCTAGTGGCCCTTATCTGGCTGCTGGTGGAGGTGCCAGGGGTCCGGAAGGAGGTGAGCCCAGAGAGGAGAGACGTGGTCACCCTCAAGTGCAACAGCAGGGACTCCAGCATGCTCATATCGCTCGCTTACAACTGCATCCTCATTGTCCTGTGCACTGTCTACGCCTTCAAGACCCGAAAGTGCCCTGAAAACTTCAATGAGGCCAAGTTCATAGGGTTCACCATGTACACCACCTGCATCATCTGGCTTGCCTTCCAGCCTATCTTCTATGTCACTGCCAGTGACTACAGG gTGCAGACCACCACCATGTGTATCTCTGTCAGTCTGAGTGGTTCGGTGGTTCTCGGCTGCCTCTTCGCTCCCAAGATCCACATCATCCTGTTCCAGCCCCAGAAAAATGTGGCCACACTCAGAGTCACAGCCAACCGCTTCAGTGCCACAGTGTCTGCATCTGCCTCTGCTCCCGGCTCCAGCTACTCTAAAG GATCAGCCTCTAACTACGTGCCAGCGGTGTGTAACGGCCGCGAGGTGGTGGACTCTACAACGTCCTCTTTGTGA